In the Brassica napus cultivar Da-Ae chromosome A7, Da-Ae, whole genome shotgun sequence genome, one interval contains:
- the LOC106355972 gene encoding MATH domain and coiled-coil domain-containing protein At2g42470-like isoform X1: MEDQNQTSFTFMIDNLSDKRIESPKFLNGSYEWVVDVYSKEEDHKLNVYHFLMVANPESLRPGFIIRVSFFFVMLNQSGKELYRTKEMCKLFCDKVCDEAKGWGCYESLPLEFETNKIILKLEIVKVVEVVDWNEMIEFNGFQIHYSQIEPVNSLFLDHRGFTHNFRLKNKLLKTTYMNVLLALVETLNKPQHSLTETELSNARSDLVELTEAGFKLNWLKTMLDEVSFDGNKGNFADHGSQVEQHIKEKVEAARDWLEGAIHSWKGHLGFVHLRNEKID; the protein is encoded by the exons ATGGAGGATCAAAATCAGACGAGTTTCACATTTATGATAGATAACTTGTCTGACAAGAGAatagaatcaccaaagttcttAAACGGCAGCTAtgaatg GGTTGTTGATGTTTATTCCAAAGAGGAAGACCACAAGTTAAATGTGTACCACTTCCTTATGGTTGCGAATCCTGAATCATTGAGACCTGGATTCATAATACGAGTTAGTTTCTTCTTCGTTATGCTGAATCAATCAGGCAAAGAGTTATACAGAACAAAAG AAATGTGCAAATTGTTCTGCGATAAGGTCTGCGATGAGGCCAAGGGATGGGGTTGCTACGAGTCCCTGCCTCTTGAATTCGAGACGAATAAAATCATCCTAAAACTCGAAATCGTAAAAGTAGTTGAAGTTGTTGATTGGAATGAGATGATAGAATTTAATGGTTTCCAGATTCATTATTCTCag ATTGAACCAGTTAATTCGCTTTTCCTGGATCACCGGGGCTTTACACATAATTTCCGtctaaagaacaaattattGAAGACAACATACATGAACGTCCTCCTTGCTCTCGTAGAGACACTGAACAAGCCTCAACATAGTTTGACCGAGACTGAGCTAAGCAATGCTCGCAGCGACCTGGTCGAGCTAACAGAAGCAGGTTTCAAGCTAAACTGGTTAAAGACAATGCTTGATGAGGTTTCCTTTGATGGGAATAAAGGAAATTTTGCTGATCATGGGTCACAAGTCGAACAACACATCAAGGAGAAGGTCGAGGCTGCTAGAGACTGGCTCGAGGGTGCTATTCACTCTTGGAAAGGACATTTGGGATTTGTTCATCTTCGTAATGAGAAAATCGACTGA
- the LOC106355972 gene encoding MATH domain and coiled-coil domain-containing protein At2g42470-like isoform X2, giving the protein MEDQNQTSFTFMIDNLSDKITESPKFLNGGWEWVVDVYSKEEDHKLYVYHFLMVANPESLRPGLIRRVSFFFVILNQSGKELYRTNEICKLFCDKVSGWGCYEPLSLEFETNKITLKLEVVKVVEVVDWNEMIEFNGFQIHYSQVESVNSLFLNHRGFEINFRLKNELLKTTYMNVLLALVDTLNKPPHSLTETELSNARSDLVELTEAGFKLNWLKTMLDEVSLDRNKENIADHGSQVEQHIKEKVEAARDWLEGAIHSWKGRLGFAPLRNEKID; this is encoded by the exons ATGGAGGATCAAAATCAGACGAGTTTCACATTTATGATAGATAACTTGTCGGACAAGATAacagaatcaccaaagttcttAAACGGCGGCTGGGAATG GGTTGTTGATGTTTATTCCAAAGAGGAAGACCACAAGTTATATGTGTACCACTTCCTTATGGTTGCGAATCCTGAATCCTTGAGACCTGGATTGATAAGACGAGTTAGTTTCTTCTTCGTTATACTGAATCAATCCGGCAAAGAGTTATACAGAACAAATG AAATATGCAAATTGTTCTGCGATAAGGTCAGTGGATGGGGTTGCTACGAGCCCCTGTCTCTTGAATTCGAGACGAATAAAATCACCCTAAAGCTCGAAGTCGTAAAAGTAGTTGAAGTTGTTGATTGGAATGAGATGATAGAATTTAATGGTTTCCAGATTCATTATTCTCAG GTTGAATCAGTTAATTCGCTTTTCCTGAATCACCGGGGCTTTGAAATAAATTTCCGTCTAAAGAACGAATTGTTGAAGACAACATACATGAACGTTCTCCTTGCTCTCGTCGACACACTGAACAAGCCTCCACATAGCTTGACCGAGACTGAGCTAAGCAACGCTCGCAGCGACCTGGTCGAGCTAACAGAAGCAGGTTTCAAGCTAAACTGGTTAAAGACAATGCTTGATGAGGTTTCCTTGGATAggaataaagaaaatattgctGATCATGGGTCACAAGTCGAACAACACATCAAGGAGAAGGTCGAGGCTGCTAGAGATTGGCTCGAGGGTGCTATTCACTCTTGGAAAGGACGTTTGGGATTTGCTCCTCTTCGTAATGAGAAAATAGACTGA
- the LOC106354359 gene encoding serine protease SPPA, chloroplastic-like has product MAKLLLVHAPQVVFSSSRSLVSATALYRRPLPVNSKFTSSDSHSPHIVPRLRSRRFSARAFDDSPAELEKDEPRDGVVRDEEYPTGEMVYEDRNAWESIVVKFRMLFAYPWQRVRKGSVLTMTLRGQISDQLKSRFTSGLSLPQISENLVKAAYDPRIAGVYLHIEPLSCGWGKVEEIRRHILDFKKSGKFIVGYINICGLKEYYLGCSCSELYAPPSAYSFLYGLTVQASFLGGVFEKVGIEPQVQRIGKYKSAGDQLARKSISEENYEMLSVLLDNIYANWLDGVSDSTGKKREDVESFINQGVYEIEKLKEEGLIKDIRYDDEVISMLKERLGVEKDKKLPTVDYKKYSGVKKSTLGLSGGRDQIAIIRAGGSISRVKGPLSTPGSSIVAEQLIEKIRSVRENKKYKAAVIRIDSPGGDALASDLMWREIKLLAEAKPVVASMSDVAASGGYYMAMAANTIVAENLTLTGSIGVVTARFTLAKLYEKIGFNKETISRGKYAELLGAEERPFKPEEAELFGKSAQHAYQLFRNKAALSRSMPVDKMEEVAQGRVWTGKDAHSRGLVDALGGLSRAIAIAKQKANIPLDKKVTLVEVSRPSTSLPDILSGIGSSVIGVDRTLKGLLDELTVSEGVQARMDGIMFQQLGRDSLASPIIDLLKDYLSSLR; this is encoded by the exons ATGGCGAAGCTTCTACTTGTTCACGCGCCTCAAGTAGTGTTCAGCAGTAGTAGGTCACTAGTCTCGGCGACGGCTCTATACAGAAGACCTCTCCCGGTGAACTCCAAATTCACCTCTTCGGATTCGCATTCACCCCACATCGTTCCTCGTCTTCGTTCTCGGAGATTCTCGGCTCGTGCCTTTGACGATTCACCTGCTGAGTTGGAGAAAGATGAGCCACGGGATGGAGTGGTAAGAGATGAGGAGTATCCTACAGGAGAGATGGTGTATGAGGATAGAAACGCGTGGGAGAGCATTGTAGTCAAGTTCCGGATGCTCTTTGCTTATCCTTGGCAGCGTGTTCGCAAAGGAAGCGTCTTGACTATGACTCTGCGTGGCCAG ATCTCTGATCAGCTGAAGAGCCGTTTCACTTCAGGCCTTTCCTTGCCCCAAATCTCTGAAAATTTAGTGAAAGCTGCATATGATCCTCGTATAGCTGGAGTCTACCTTCACATTGAGCCTTTGAGTTGTGGATGGGGAAAGGTTGAAGAAATTCGAAGGCATATTTTGGATTTTAAGAAATCAG ggaaATTCATTGTTGGGTATATCAACATATGTGGACTTAAGGAGTACTATCTTGGCTGTTCATGCAGCGAGCTCTATGCTCCGCCTAGTGCCTATTCCTTTCTTTATGGTTTGACTGTTCAAGCTTCTTTCCTTGGAG GTGTATTCGAGAAAGTGGGGATTGAACCTCAGGTTCAAAGAATTGGAAAGTACAAAAGTGCAGGAGATCAGCTTGCTCGCAAGAGTATATCCGAGGAGAATTACGAGATGCTGAGCGTGCTACTTGATAACATCTATGCAAATTGGCTGGATGGTGTTTCTGATTCAACAG GGAAAAAGCGAGAAGATGTTGAAAGTTTCATCAATCAAGGAGTTTACGAAATTGAAAAGCTAAAGGAAGAGGGACTGATAAAAGATATTCGGTATGATGATGAG GTTATATCAATGCTGAAAGAGAGGCTTGGAGTTGAAAAGGACAAAAAGCTTCCTACTGTTGATTACAA GAAATACTCAGGTGTTAAGAAGTCGACTCTTGGTCTAAGCGGTGGTAGAGACCAAATAGCTATTATTAGAGCAGGGGGGAGTATCTCTCGGGTTAAGGGTCCGCTGAGCACTCCTGGTTCTTCTATTGTAGCAGAACAACTAATTGAGAAGATCCGCAGTGTAAGAG agaacaaaaaatataagGCTGCGGTCATCCGAATTGACAGTCCAGGAGGCGACGCACTCGCTTCTGattt AATGTGGAGAGAGATCAAACTATTGGCTGAAGCAAAACCAGTGGTTGCATCAATGTCAGATGTGGCAGCAAGCGGGGGCTACTACATGGCAATGGCTGCAAACACCATTGTTGCTGAAAACTTGACATTAACTGGCTCAATTGGAGTTGTCACAG CAAGATTTACCTTGGCAAAACTATATGAAAAGATTGGCTTCAACAAGGAAACTATATCTAGAGGCAAATATGCTGAGCTTCTCGGGGCTGAGGAAAGACCTTTTAA GCCAGAGGAAGCTGAACTATTTGGGAAGTCGGCACAGCATGCATATCAGCTTTTCCGGAATAAAGCAGCTTTGTCAAGATCGATGCCT GTTGACAAGATGGAAGAAGTAGCACAAGGTAGAGTCTGGACCGGTAAGGATGCTCACTCTCGTGGTCTAGTTGATGCTCTCGGCGGACTCTCCCGAGCTATAGCCATCGCTAAGCAGAAAGCTAATATTCCTCTTGACAAGAAG GTAACTCTTGTCGAGGTTTCTCGGCCTTCTACATCACTACCAGATATCTTAAGCGGTATAGGAAGCTCGGTGATTGGAGTAGACAGAACATTGAAAGGACTACTCGATGAGTTAACAGTCAGCGAGGGTGTACAAGCTCGAATGGATGGGATCATGTTTCAGCAACTTGGCCGAGATTCTTTAGCAAGTCCTATCATTGATCTTCTTAAAGATTACCTCAGCTCTCTCCGATGA
- the LOC106357260 gene encoding protein STRICTOSIDINE SYNTHASE-LIKE 12, which translates to MLETQRVFILCFLLILFTSHSFVSALQTFQKIPLPPRASGPEAFAFDSHGGGPYTGVSGGKILKYQGPKLGFTEFAYITSIANKSLCDKAVGTFLGNICGRPVGLAFNEITGDLYIADAFLGLYLVSRRGGQAKRLADSAGGSPFKFLDGLDVDPVTGSVYFTSFSTRFGPSQLVLAVAVNDATGRFFRYDPKTKSVTVLLSGLSGSAGCAVSSDGEFVLVGEFLRNRILRYWIKGPKANTWEIFVPSIPGPDNIRKTDGGDFWIASNSVKLIVVPTEPSAVKVNAGGEIIRRMSLGEYYGDTLVSEVNEYKSVVYVGTLTTNFVGNM; encoded by the exons ATGTTGGAAACACAGAGAGTCTTCATCCTTTGTTTTTTGCTCATTCTCTTCACATCTCATTCTTTTGTCTCCGCTCTTCAAACCTTCCAGAAGATTCCTCTGCCACCAAGAGCCTCTGGTCCAGAAGCTTTTGCTTTCGATTCTCACGGTGGAGGACCTTATACTGGAGTCTCCGGCGGCAAGATCCTAAAATACCAAGGACCAAAACTTGGCTTTACAGAGTTCGCTTATATTACATCAATCGC GAACAAGTCACTGTGTGATAAAGCAGTAGGGACTTTTCTTGGTAACATATGTGGTAGACCAGTCGGTTTAGCTTTCAATGAGATAACCGGAGATTTGTACATAGCCGATGCATTCTTGGGTTTGTACCTGGTTTCACGCCGCGGTGGCCAAGCCAAGCGCCTAGCCGATAGCGCAGGTGGTTCACCTTTTAAATTCCTTGACGGTTTAGATGTAGATCCAGTCACCGGTTCGGTTTACTTCACATCTTTCAGCACAAGATTTGGCCCCAG TCAACTTGTCTTGGCGGTTGCTGTTAACGATGCAACGGGGAGGTTCTTTAGGTACGATCCAAAGACTAAAAGCGTAACCGTTTTGTTAAGCGGTCTAAGTGGCTCCGCCGGATGCGCCGTGAGCTCCGACGGAGAGTTTGTTCTGGTGGGAGAGTTCTTGAGGAATAGAATCTTAAGGTATTGGATCAAGGGTCCAAAAGCCAACACGTGGGAGATTTTCGTACCTTCGATCCCTGGTCCTGACAACATAAGGAAAACAGACGGTGGAGATTTCTGGATCGCTTCCAACTCCGTGAAGCTTATAGTAGTCCCTACCGAGCCGTCAGCGGTGAAAGTCAACGCCGGCGGTGAGATTATACGGCGTATGTCTCTAGGAGAATATTATGGAGATACGTTAGTTAGTGAAGTGAATGAATATAAAAGTGTTGTTTATGTCGGAACACTCACGACCAACTTTGTTGGTAACATGTAA
- the LOC106357248 gene encoding protein STRICTOSIDINE SYNTHASE-LIKE 11: MNINLYKYLKSKEESSIKGNKNTKNQSYKNTDHKPQSSNKTKPTKVMTLSIFLISLLSLSPVVFSDDASFQKLPVPGNRSGTEAFAIDSTGKGFYTGVSGGKILSYTPGKGYIEFAYMTKSSKSQWCDGALGTANAGKCGRPAGLAFNDITRELYVADAVLGLHVVHAVFGSMAKKIADSVDGKPFVFLDGLDVDNTTGVVYFTSFSSKFSAGDVLKAVASKDATGKLFKYDPAKKVVTVLLEGLSGSAGCAVSSDGSFVLVGQFTKSNIKRYWIKGPKAGSSEDFTNAVSNPDNIKRIGSTGNFWVASVVSTATGITNPSAVKVNSDGKVLQTISLKDEFGDTLVSEVNESQGKLYIGTLFGPFSGILKL, encoded by the exons ATGAATATTAATCTCTATAAATACTTGAAATCAAAAGAAGAAAGTTcaataaaaggaaataaaaataccaaaaatcaaAGCTATAAAAATACAGACCACAAGCCACAATCTagcaacaaaacaaaaccaacaaaAGTTATGACGTTATCTATCTTCTtgatttctcttctctctctttcgccGGTTGTATTCTCCGATGACGCATCTTTCCAAAAACTTCCGGTGCCGGGAAATAGGTCAGGCACTGAAGCTTTCGCCATTGATTCCACCGGAAAAGGTTTCTATACCGGAGTATCCGGTGGTAAAATCCTCAGCTATACTCCAGGGAAAGGTTATATCGAGTTTGCCTATATGACGAAATCCTC GAAGTCGCAATGGTGCGATGGAGCCCTTGGAACTGCTAATGCCGGAAAATGCGGCCGGCCTGCGGGATTAGCATTCAACGACATTACAAGAGAGCTCTACGTGGCCGATGCTGTATTGGGTCTTCACGTCGTCCATGCTGTCTTCGGCAGTATGGCCAAGAAGATAGCCGACAGTGTTGACGGCAAACCGTTCGTGTTTCTCGATGGTCTCGACGTTGATAACACTACCGGCGTCGTCTATTTCACTTCCTTCAGCTCAAAATTTAGCGCTGG CGATGTGTTGAAAGCAGTGGCATCAAAAGACGCTACTGGAAAACTCTTCAAATACGATCCAGCAAAAAAGGTTGTGACTGTATTGCTAGAAGGTCTAAGCGGCTCAGCTGGTTGTGCCGTCAGCTCAGATGGTTCGTTCGTGCTGGTTGGTCAGTTCACCAAGAGTAACATCAAGAGGTATTGGATCAAGGGACCTAAAGCTGGTTCTTCTGAAGACTTCACCAATGCTGTCTCGAACCCTGACAATATCAAGAGAATCGGTTCTACTGGAAATTTTTGGGTTGCTTCCGTTGTGAGCACAGCCACAGGAATAACAAATCCGTCGGCAGTTAAAGTTAATTCTGATGGCAAAGTGCTTCAGACAATTTCGCTTAAGGATGAGTTTGGGGATACTCTGGTCAGTGAGGTTAATGAGTCCCAAGGAAAGCTTTATATTGGAACTTTATTTGGTCCTTTTTCCGGAATCCTTAAGCTTTAA
- the LOC106357249 gene encoding protein STRICTOSIDINE SYNTHASE-LIKE 12-like has protein sequence MTSSVFLISLLLLSLSSAVFSDDASFQKLPIPGKRSGPEAFAFDTIGKAFFTGVSGGKILKYTADKGFEDFAEITTTSNSSWCNGIIGTALAGKCGRPAGIAFNPKTGDLYVADAPLGLHVIPPAGGLATKIADSVDGKPFKFLDGLDVDPTTGVVYFTSFSSKFSPSEVLIAVGLKDASGKLFKYDPATKAVTVLMEGISGGAGCAVSSDGSFVLVTEFIKSNIKRYWITGPKAGSTEDVTSSVSNPDNIKRIGATGNFWVASVKNKVVVPTDPSAVKIDYNGKVLQTISLKNEFGDTLLSEANELDGKLYIGTLTGPFAGIMKL, from the exons ATGACTTCGTCTGTCTTCTtgatttctcttcttcttctttctctttcatcgGCCGTTTTCTCCGATGACGCATCTTTCCAGAAACTCCCAATACCAGGGAAGAGGTCTGGCCCTGAAGCTTTTGCCTTCGATACCATCGGAAAAGCTTTTTTCACCGGAGTCTCCGGTGGTAAAATCCTCAAGTATACAGCCGACAAGGGTTTCGAAGATTTTGCCGAGATCACCACGACTTC GAATTCGTCATGGTGCAATGGAATAATTGGAACCGCTCTGGCCGGGAAATGTGGCCGACCTGCGGGGATAGCCTTCAACCCCAAAACAGGTGACCTTTACGTCGCTGATGCTCCATTGGGTCTTCACGTTATCCCTCCCGCCGGAGGGTTGGCCACAAAGATCGCCGACAGTGTCGATGGAAAGCCCTTCAAGTTCTTGGACGGTCTTGACGTTGATCCCACCACAGGCGTAGTCTACTTCACTTCTTTCAGCTCAAAGTTCAGCCCCAG CGAAGTGTTGATCGCAGTTGGACTAAAAGACGCGAGCGGAAAGCTCTTCAAATACGATCCAGCGACTAAAGCAGTGACGGTGTTAATGGAAGGTATAAGTGGTGGAGCTGGTTGCGCCGTGAGCTCAGATGGTTCGTTCGTGCTGGTTACGGAGTTCATAAAGAGTAACATCAAGAGATACTGGATCACAGGACCCAAAGCTGGATCGACGGAAGATGTCACAAGTTCTGTCTCGAACCCTGACAACATTAAGAGGATCGGTGCTACTGGAAACTTTTGGGTTGCTTCGGTCAAGAACAAGGTGGTCGTGCCAACGGATCCTTCGGCTGTGAAAATCGATTATAATGGAAAAGTTCTTCAGACCATTTCTCTCAAGAATGAGTTTGGGGACACTTTGCTTAGTGAAGCCAATGAGTTAGACGGCAAACTTTATATTGGGACACTTACTGGACCTTTTGCTGGAATCATGAAACTTTAA
- the LOC106354320 gene encoding enolase 1, chloroplastic, with translation MALTTKPHQLQRSFLSSGHRVSPQRYSESAPSCLSFRRTGVQCSVVAKECRVKGLKARQIIDSRGNPTVEVDLVTDDLYRSAVPSGASTGIYEALELRDGDKSVYGGKGVLQAIKNINELVAPKLIGVDVRNQADVDALMLELDGTPNKAKLGANAILGVSLSVCRAGAGAKGVPLYKHIQELSGTKELVMPVPAFNVINGGSHAGNSLAMQEFMILPVGATSFSEAFQMGSEVYHTLKGIIKSKYGQDACNVGDEGGFAPNVQDNREGLVLLIDAIEKAGYTGKIKIGMDVAASEFFTKDGRYDLNFKKQPNDGAHVLSAESLADLYREFIKDFPIVSIEDPFDQDDWSSWASLQSSVDIQLVGDDLLVTNPTRIAEAIKKKSCNALLLKVNQIGTVTESIQAALDSKAAGWGVMVSHRSGETEDNFIADLAVGLASGQIKTGAPCRSERLSKYNQLLRIEEELGNVRYAGEAFRSP, from the exons ATGGCTTTGACTACGAAGCCTCACCAACTCCAGAGATCGTTCCTCTCTTCCGGCCACCGCGTCTCCCCTCAACGCTACTCTGAATCCGCGCCGTCATGCCTGAGTTTCCGCCGCACAGGTGTGCAATGCTCGGTGGTGGCTAAGGAGTGTAGAGTGAAGGGACTGAAAGCGAGGCAGATTATTGATAGCAGAGGCAATCCTACGGTGGAGGTTGATCTGGTCACCGATGATCTGTACCGTTCCGCTGTTCCCAGTGGTGCATCTACCGGGATCTACGAGGCTCTCGAGCTTAGAGATGGAGACAAGAGTGTATACGGTGGTAAAGGTGTCTTACAGGCTATTAAGAACATTAACGAACTAgtggctccgaaactcattggAGTTGACGTTAG gaaCCAAGCTGATGTTGATGCTCTTATGCTGGAACTGGATGGAACCCCGAACAAGGCGAAACTCGGGGCTAACGCTATACTAGGAGTATCACTAAGCGTTTGCAGGGCAGGTGCTGGAGCCAAAGGAGTGCCTCTCTACAAACACATCCAGGAACTCTCTGGAACAAAGGAGCTTGTTATGCCAGTTCCTGCTTTCAACGTCATCAATGGAGGCAGTCACGCTGGGAACAGTTTGGCTATGCAAGAGTTTATGATACTACCTGTAGGAGCAACTTCTTTCTCTGAGGCATTTCAGATGGGAAGTGAAG TTTACCATACGTTGAAAGGGATAATCAAAAGCAAGTATGGTCAAGATGCTTGTAATGTGGGAGATGAAGGAGGATTTGCTCCGAATGTTCAAGATAACAGGGAGGGACTAGTTCTGCTCATAGATGCTATTGAAAAAGCTGGTTACACCGGAAAG ATCAAAATAGGAATGGATGTAGCTGCGTCAGAGTTTTTCACGAAAGATGGTAGATACGATTTGAACTTCAAGAAGCAGCCCAACGATGGAGCTCATGTTTTGTCAGCTGAGAGTCTTGCTGACCTCTACAGAGAGTTCATCAAAGATTTCCCTATTGTATCTATCGAGGATCCTTTTGACCAGGATGATTGGAGCTCGTGGGCTTCGTTGCAATCCTCTGTTGATATCCAGCTCGTTGGTGATGACTTGTTGGTCACTAACCCCACGAGGATAGCTGAAGCTATCAAGAAAAAGTCTTGCAATGCTCTTTTGTTGAAG GTGAACCAGATTGGGACAGTGACTGAGTCAATTCAAGCAGCACTTGACTCCAAAGCTGCAGGCTGGGGTGTGATGGTTAGTCACAGGAGTGGAGAGACAGAGGATAACTTTATCGCTGATCTTGCTGTTGGTTTGGCAAGTGGACAG ATCAAAACTGGTGCTCCTTGCCGAAGTGAACGCTTGTCAAAATACAACCAG CTTCTCCGTATTGAAGAGGAACTCGGCAACGTGCGTTACGCCGGGGAAGCTTTCAGATCACCGTGA
- the LOC106354321 gene encoding uncharacterized protein LOC106354321, with protein sequence MAMTSTSSSTSLYPPAQQPQQPLVSNEIEPTATNANLVAAPNGPNHYSSGSIGPFFAVISVLVVLAVLSCFLGRICARRRRQRSGVVAEVNPLEMIKSRGPLGWLRRKWTRCLTGDVEAGAKVTDCTGKETPKDGDHTRLEAPPA encoded by the coding sequence ATGGCAATGACTAGTACTAGTAGCAGCACTTCGTTGTATCCTCCAGCTCAACAACCGCAACAACCATTAGTAAGCAATGAGATTGAACCTACGGCGACAAATGCTAATCTGGTGGCCGCACCAAACGGTCCAAACCACTACTCGTCCGGCTCCATTGGACCCTTCTTTGCAGTCATCTCTGTTCTTGTCGTTCTTGCAGTTCTCTCCTGCTTCTTGGGCCGGATATGCGCACGGCGACGACGGCAGAGAAGTGGTGTAGTGGCTGAAGTAAATCCGTTGGAGATGATAAAGAGTCGTGGGCCTTTAGGGTGGCTGAGAAGGAAATGGACACGGTGCTTGACCGGAGACGTGGAGGCTGGAGCTAAAGTTACTGATTGCACCGGCAAAGAAACGCCTAAAGATGGTGATCATACTCGTCTAGAAGCTCCTCCAGCTTAG
- the LOC106354362 gene encoding 60S ribosomal protein L6-2, with product MPAKERTAKVSRNPDLIRGVGKYSRSQMYHKRGLWAIKAKNGGVFPRHDAKSKADAPVEKPPKFYPAEDVKKPLANRRNPKPTKLRSSITPGTVLIILAGRFKGKRVVFLKQLSSGLLLVSGPFKINGVPLRRVNQSYVIGTSTKVDISGVSLDKFDDKYFGKVAEKKNKKGEGEFFQAEKEEKKEIPQGKKDDQKAVDAALIKAIEAVPELKTYLGARFSLKQGMKPHELVF from the exons ATGCCGGCGAAAGAGAGGACGGCGAAGGTCAGCAGAAACCCTGATCTGATCAGGGGAGTTGGTAAATACTCGAGGTCGCAGATGTACCACAAGAGAGGTCTCTGGGCTATCAAGGCCAAAAACGGCGGCGTTTTCCCTCGCCACGACGCCAAGTCCAAGGCTGATGCTCCGGTGGAGAAGCCTCCGAAGTTCTATCCAGCTGAAGACGTGAAGAAGCCTCTCGCCAACAGACGCAACCCAAAACCCACCAAGCTCAG ATCAAGCATCACTCCAGGGACAGTGTTGATTATTCTTGCTGGTCGGTTCAAGGGCAAGAGAGTTGTCTTCTTGAAGCAGCTTTCTTCTGGTTTGCTTCTTGTGTCCG GACCGTTCAAGATCAATGGTGTTCCTTTGAGACGTGTTAACCAGTCTTATGTGATCGGCACGTCCACAAAGGTTGACATCTCTGGAGTAAGCCTTGATAAATTTGATGATAAGTATTTTGGAAAAGTTgctgagaagaagaacaagaagggAGAAGGAGAGTTCTTCCAAGCAGAGAAAGAG GAGAAGAAGGAGATTCCACAAGGGAAGAAAGATGACCAGAAGGCTGTGGATGCAGCTTTGATCAAAGCCATTGAAGCAGTTCCTGAGCTGAAGACTTATTTGGGCGCCAGGTTCTCATTGAAACAAGGGATGAAGCCACATGAGCTTGTTTTCTAG
- the LOC106357262 gene encoding transcription factor MYB122-like, which produces MSFLSLIYHQTTTQNLSFFFFLLSLSLSFSFSSFYCNDQKSRMVRTPCCRAEGLKKGAWTQEEDQKLIAYVQHHGEGGWRTLPDKAGLKRCGKSCRLRWANYLRPDIKRGEFSQEEEDSIINLHAIHGNKWSAIARRLSGRTDNEIKNHWNTHIKKRLIKKGIDPLTHKSLDQSETLPDKSIGHQEDDDQKSNNKKSLGPSSARFLNRVANRFGKRLDHSALSDIIGSGGPFTSHTTPTTSASECEKSTSSLSTPNSSNLHMIHDATSLSSSTFSNDTSAQLVYDNIFDDIEDMTGFSSKFLNDIVSHDDEDFLMLDESSSDNTLFMKELTMFLQGDKTETMSLNDSHLAPINVVDDYSFEGIDNWFG; this is translated from the exons ATGTCCTTTCTTTCTTTGATCTATCACCAGACCACAACacaaaatctttcttttttcttttttcttctctctctctctctctctttttctttctctagcttCTATTGTAACGATCAAAAATCAAGAATGGTACGGACACCGTGTTGCAGAGCAGAAGGGTTGAAGAAAGGAGCATGGACTCAAGAAGAAGACCAAAAGCTCATTGCATACGTTCAACATCACGGTGAAGGAGGTTGGCGAACCCTTCCCGACAAAGCTG gaCTCAAAAGATGTGGAAAAAGCTGCAGATTGAGATGGGCCAATTACCTTAGACCTGACATTAAGCGTGGTGAGTTTAGCCAAGAGGAGGAAGATTCCATCATTAATCTCCATGCCATTCATGGCAACAA ATGGTCAGCCATAGCTCGTCGATTATCAGGAAGAACAGACAACGAGATCAAGAATCACTGGAACACTCACATCAAGAAACGTCTTATAAAGAAAGGCATCGATCCCTTAACCCACAAATCACTTGACCAATCCGAGACATTACCGGATAAAAGCATCGGTCATCAGGAGGATGATGATCAGAAGTCAAACAATAAAAAGTCCTTAGGGCCATCATCAGCTCGGTTCCTGAACAGAGTAGCAAACAGATTTGGTAAGAGACTCGACCACAGTGCTCTGTCTGATATTATTGGAAGTGGTggcccatttactagtcacacTACTCCAACTACTAGTGCTTCTGAATGTGAGAAGTCAACAAGTTCTCTCTCCACACCAAACTCTTCGAATCTCCACATGATCCACGATGCAACATCTTTGTCCTCGTCTACGTTCTCTAACGATACCTCCGCTCAGTTAGTGTACGACAATATATTTGATGACATAGAAGATATGACGggattttcatcaaaatttttGAATGATATTGTTtctcatgatgatgaagatttCTTGATGTTGGATGAATCTTCTTCAGACAATACTTTGTTCATGAAGGAACTTACAATGTTTCTTCAAGGGGATAAAACTGAGACGATGTCGCTTAATGATAGCCACCTGGCGCCCATCAATGTTGTTGATGACTACTCCTTTGAAGGGATTGACAACTGGTTTGGATAA